CTTCTTTACCGGCAATATGCATATTATTCGGCTTGTCAAACAATCCTTCAGCCTCACCGTTATACATATCCGCCATCATTAATGCACTAGCTGAAAATGGTTCATTTATTGAAATAAATCCGGCAGCAACATTATTAAGCTGGTATAAATTAACAGCATGATTACCTAATGTAGCAAAAGGGATAACCGGACTTTGTGTAAATGTTTTTGTACCATTTACTGTTTCAGCTCCGCTTTTACTTACAAACTGATTAAGCGCTTCGTTCTTTGTATAGTAATTTGATAAATTGGAAGCTGAAATGTACCCTGCAGTGGCGTGATTTCCCCAATTAAATGCGGTATTCCAGTTATTGATATTTGTTTGTGAAAAATCTTTACTAGCCCATAATTTATTAAATGTTTGCCAACTTTTATTATAAACCTGAAAAAACATATTTTCACCAGATTGAACCAACCTGTAAGCCGCATTATTATTACCGGAGTCATCAGCATAGGGCACAAAAGTCATAGATGAAGCATATGTACTCTGCCCCCCACTTGTTAAACCTAATGCCGATGATTGTTTGAAATCAAACCAAACTCCAAATTGTAAATTTGTAGAAGGCAAAGGATTCGTGCTTCGGGTATCTTTAACCAAAATAGAATTTCGATCTCCTCCCCACAGACCTATATTTGGAGCATCTGTAATCCCATACCCTGCAACGGACGTAGGAGTTCCTGTTAACTGAGACCAAGTATGCGTATGGACGGCTGGTGCTGCACCAATTTCCGCCAAAGACCATGATTGGTTTCCCGAGCCATTGAGTGTTTTTCCAGTATTTCCTATTATTAAAGTTCTGGTGGCTCCCCAATACGTAGTTTCAACATTAGCCAGATCATTAATCGCAGTACCATTAATCATGGTGGTTTTAGGAACATACTTTTTTGCATCTTCAGAATCAAGCAGACGTCTCCATGTAATGCTACCATCTGGCGTACTATACCAAGTTTTATAATAAATTCCTTGATTTACTGAAGTAGGAGCAAATAAGGTGAATCCTAAATTTTTAGAGGTTTGAGTACCATCCCCATAACCACTAAAATTTGCAAAAGTACCTTCAATTGTTTTATTAGAAAGATCGCCATCAAAATTATTACCAGAATTACCTACTGAAATATATTGTGCTCCATTTGCAATTAATTGATTCTGATTATTTACTGATGGACCATTAGTTCTCCAACTAAACCGATAAGCGTCATTCCACTGCTGTGAATTGCCATATGTTGTGGTAAAAATACAGTTATCCTTAACATATACATTAGCATTCCCCAATTCTACTCTGAGGCCTTCAATTGAAGTCGTTAACTGGGGATTTCCGAAATAAGCATAATCATTAACAGAATTAATCAATTGCTTATTTGCTGTCGACAATAAATCGTTACTAATTCCTGACGTTTTATGAACTTCATTTTCCAGTTGAATTCTCTTATTGGGTACTTTAACCCCATTACTATCATTACCCGTTAAGTAAACATCAGATCCCGAATAACTGAATGCCAATGCACTGTAATAAGCGCCATTACCAACAGATGGATGAGCCACACCTATCATCATGGATCCCCATCCATTTTCGCCGTTAGGTCTATAAAATCCTGATTTTATAGGCTTAAATGAATTTGTAGCCAATCCAATATCTGGAGAATATGAATCTATCGTTCCCCTTGCATTACCTAGCGAATAAATAAAACCATTATTATCCGCATAAGATTTTGTCAGAAAATTTTGAACATCCAAACTTTCAACACTCCCATCCGCCTTCAGAAATTGATTTGCCGTGCCTCCGACTACCTTATATCCTTTGCTGCTGTTATAATATGCGTATTTTATATCCATTTTAAATATCTTTACGGGTTACTGTTACAGATACAGTATTTGGTAAAGCAGAATCAAATTCAATATCTATTTTACTGATATCGGTTAACTTTATCCTTCCATAGACTTTATAAAGAGTTACCGTATCATACATTTCCACATCAATATTTCTGGAGCCCAGATTGTGAATTACAGTTGACGTTCCGGAAATCGTGGTACTGTATGATTTTATGGCATTCGTACCTGATGTTACTCTACCTTTAGCATCCACCGTCACCTGATCATAAGTTCCTGCTGTCACTCCTGTTGCCGCTAAAGCTAGGGCGCCGGTAACATTTTGTGAGCCGTCAAAAGTTGTTGTCCATGTTGCATCACCTGTGGCAGAAATCGTTCTGGCCGTTGTGAGTTTAGCCGCTGAACCTGTGGTGTTAATGGCGGCAGTACCGGTCAGTAAGGTTGCAGGGACAGCCGTTACAGGGATGAGAACATTTCCTGAACCGTCAATGCTCTGTGTTGTAGCCGTTACCCCGGAAAGGGTGATCGTTCGCGGGGTAGTCCATTTTGAAGCAGAAAGAACGTTTTTAGCTGCATCAGCAGTATTGTCTGCATTTCCTAAACCTACATGAGATTTATTCAGAACGACAACTCCCGTTAATCCATTCACGGAATCTACGGCTCCTGATGTGATGTATACGAATGTACTTCCGCTCCATCGGTATGTTTTATTCGTATCAAGAGAGATATAGATTTTACCCGTTTCCGTTGGAATAAGGTTAGTATACGCTGCTTCTTTGTAAAATTTACCGTCAGCCGCTTTATAGTACCCCTCTAAAACATCGTCCACATAAGATGGCAATTGGGCAGAAGGCACCTGTCCGGCCGCATCCAGCGTCGCCACACCATTGGCTGCCCCTTTTTGTGATAACGGGACATAATTGTTCAAATCTGTTGCTGTAGGCATAGATCCCAAAGACACCGTGATTCCATTTGCCGTCTGACTGATTGCGGTAACGACATTCCCTGTTCCAGATGTGGTAACAGGTAGAGAGAAGCTCGTTCCCGATAAGGTAAGACCATTCCCTGCACTGTATGTCGTATCGGTAGAAGCCAGTGTAATGGTATTTCCGGTCTGGGTAACCGTTACATTGGTTCCCGCAGCAAGCGTGACATCACCGGATACTAAGGAGCCTGATGCTCCGCCCTTCAATCGGGTGATGGTGTCTGTCGTTGTAAATGATCGATTTGCCGAAAGATCATAAGAGGTTCCGTTAATGGTTAATGTTCTTGTTTTAGGCACATAATCAGACGGATTTAAGTTTCCATCATGCCAAAAAGTGCTGATGGCCCGGGTTCCTCCGCCGGCAGTTAAAATGTCACTGTCTGTTTTTCCTTCGATTTTGTATCCTACGGAACTGCGATAATAAGCGTATTTAATATCCATTTTTATATTTTTTTGATTGTTAACTGGATCATATTAGGGGGTAATGAGTCAAAGAGGACTTCAATAGAATTTCGGTCTATCCTCTTCACTTTAAGCGGCATCGTAAACATGGTTACCGTGTCGTAAGCATCTATAATAAAACTGAAAGTATTAAGATCATGCTTTATGACGACATCTTTTTTAACCATCTCTTCATGTACCACTTTTACGGCTCGAAGGTCTTCTTCGATATCCTGAATTTTATCATATACCGAATCATTAAATTCGTTTTGGTAAGAAAGCTTTCCCCAGTTTGAATAAACTCCTGTCAGCTTAATTTTGTCATCTGCACTGCCCTCAGCAAGTATATTTGTAAGGAATTCTATCTGTTGCCTGTTCTCTTTGATGTATACCACGATTTCCTGAAGGTCATCAAGATTAATGTCATCTGAGTTCAGTATTTGTGTAATTCTCTCAATACGTTCAAGTATTTCGTTATCTTTTATCCGAAGTCCGTTCGCTATTTCTTCGATCTGCGCTTTCGTATAGACATTTCCAATCTCTCCTAGCCCATCAATTGTTGCTGATAAATTGATCTTTAATTTTTCTCTCCATTCATTTACATTGGCCGTTGTAAGGTTGGAGGCATTCAGCCCGGCCAATACTGCGTTATGTGCATTTTCATCCTGTAAATGATGAAGAAAATTGGTATCAGAAGGCACTTCCTCTAGAGCTTCGCGTAAACCTTCCACCTCATCAATCTTTAATTTTTCCTCTACAAGACGGAATGAAGAAAAGGTCTGCTGAAACTGAGACTCTGTAGGCATATCACCTCTTTCAAACCAGCTGAATATCGTACTTAACGATACAGGTTTGAGTTCTTCTTTTGCTATCATAAATTATCTGTAAGTAATGGTTGCTGTAGCAGGGATTCCTGCATTACTAAGATCTAGACCTGACGGAGCGGAAACGGACTGAAGTGACGGAAGGTAAAATGCATTTACTCCTACAAATTTAACAGAGCTGGGAATGTACAGCTCCTTGACACTTGATCTATCTGAATTTATAAATGCATAGTCTTCAATAATTTCTAATCCTTTATTTAAAATAATTTCCTCCAAACCATCTGAACCATTTATACCGTTCATTTGATAGGCAAAAGCTGAATTTCTGATGACCTTTAATGTTGATGGAGTTTTAATAACTTTAATATTCTGACTATTAAAAGCTGATGATTCGATTTCTTCAAGCCCTTCATTGAAATTGACTTTCGTTATTTGATACGACATACCAGAATAAGTATATGAAGCTCTTAAAATTTTTTTAATATTTTTAGGAATAGAAAGTTCAATTGTAGATCCTAGCAAATTATCATTTAGAATAAATGGAATCACTTTTTCAATTCCTTCCAAAGAGTCCTGTGAAATTTTTTCCTCCTTATGCCAATAAGAATCCATCCATTCCCAAAATTCTTTCTGTGTGGGCCTATCTCCATTTTCAAAATTGAGTTTTAGTTCTTCTTTTGTGATCATAAATTTTATTTTTGATTAATTATTTTAAATTTTATTTGGAAAAGAACAGTTCGGCTTCTGCTTTTCTGCGCCTGATAAGGCCATTCAACACCTTACCTCCTGCAGTAATATATCTTGAAGTAAACCAATCTTTAATGATTTCAGATCCCGATTTTTTATTAATTAAAGCAAATAAAGTATCAGATCCGCCCGTATTATACGTATGAGAAACCAACGCATCAAACTGATTTTGAGTAAGCGCAACTTTTATTTTATTATTAACAATTTTTTCATAAGTCGGTAAAACAGCAGAAAATAATTCAGCACCTCTTTCTTTACTGATGGCGGCATCTTTCATTGTTACTTTTTTCCCTCCCGGATAATAGGTATTTCCATAGCCAATGGTGGGAATATTTGCGGAGTCCAGATAAGGCTTGGAACTGAAACCCTCGAATGACAAGATTAAATCGATACCTTTTTTTGATGTTTTCATTTTTTAAAATATTTATACGTGAAAAAGATGAGTATTAAAGTAATTCCCAGAATTGTAAAAAAAATCCAGGCAGTGATTTCAAATCCCTTTATTTTTACTTTTTTTGTTTCCTCGGAAACCACTGAATTCTTCTCCCAGACGGTATCTTTTGAGATTTTATGCTGAGCCATATCCTGAAAAATATTCACTGATTCTTCCCTATTACTTTCAGCCTTTTGACCTGATATTTTTTCATAATGGGTATTGATGATATATTCCGCATTTCCGGTAATAGAAATCTTTTGAATGGTATCCTTTCCAACCATATGATGAAAAATAAAGGGATTTGAGATCTCAGTTTTTCCTTCGATCAAAACATCTCCGGATACTTCATTTTTATTTTCATTGCTGGAAATATCGGTAAAATGGGTTTGAGCAGACACTCCCTGCTGTAAGCTCAAGGAATCAACTTTTATATTTTCTACCTGCTTTATATTTTCTCTGGAAATCGTTGTGATTTTATTTTTACTTCTGCAACAGCCGAGAATAAGGCCACTGAACAGAATCAGCAGCAGAATTTTTGTTTTCATACGCTTTATTTTTAAATTGATTAGGTGAAAAGACGATCACCAAAAGAGAGGTCATTCAATTCATAGAAATCAAACTCTTGCCTGGCTTTCGTCCATTTAAGTTTGGTGAAAAAGGTTTTCTAAGAGAAAATTTTATCTTCTTTTATGTACTCTTTTTTAATACTTTCCAGCAGCATGTCCATACTGACCTTGTACTCAGGATCCTGTAAAGCAATTGTCTTTAAGCTTACGTCCTGTATCACGTTCATAATATTAGATCCGGTAAGTTCGTATCGTTGGGCAATTTGCTCCAGATCAATATCTTCAAGCTGTAACTGTACGGGTAAATTATGCTGCCAGATACGCAGACGCTCCTCATGCCTTGGATTATTGAATTTTATACAGCTGTGGAAGCGTCGCGTAAAGGCTTTATCCATATTATTTTTGAAATTGGAAGCCAAAATGATGAGCCCAGTAAATGTTTCGATCCGCTGGAGAAGATAAGAAACTTCCTGATTGGCATATTTATCATGTGCATCCCTTACATTGGTTCGTTTGCCGAAAATAGCATCGGCCTCATCAAAAAACAAGATCCAGTTTTTATTTTCCGCTTTGTCAAATAATTTTGCCAGCTGTTTCTCTGTTTCCCCAATGTACTTTGAGACCAGCATCGAAACATCTACTCTGAAAACAGGGCGTTTCGTATATTTACCTAAAAGACTTGCCGCCAATGTTTTACCTGTCCCCGGATCACCAAAAAACAATACTCTGAAACCAGGCTTCAGCTTTTTCTGCATATCCCAGTCTTCCATCAATACCTGGCTGCTGTTGTACCATGCTTCAATACTCTGGAGCTCATTCATTGTGTTTTCAGGAAGTATCAAATCAGTCCATGATCTGCGGGTATGCAGCTGTTCAGCCGGGAAATCATTGCTCATTTTGGGTAATAATT
The sequence above is a segment of the Chryseobacterium sp. MYb264 genome. Coding sequences within it:
- a CDS encoding leucine-rich repeat domain-containing protein, encoding MITKEELKLNFENGDRPTQKEFWEWMDSYWHKEEKISQDSLEGIEKVIPFILNDNLLGSTIELSIPKNIKKILRASYTYSGMSYQITKVNFNEGLEEIESSAFNSQNIKVIKTPSTLKVIRNSAFAYQMNGINGSDGLEEIILNKGLEIIEDYAFINSDRSSVKELYIPSSVKFVGVNAFYLPSLQSVSAPSGLDLSNAGIPATATITYR
- a CDS encoding lysozyme; protein product: MKTSKKGIDLILSFEGFSSKPYLDSANIPTIGYGNTYYPGGKKVTMKDAAISKERGAELFSAVLPTYEKIVNNKIKVALTQNQFDALVSHTYNTGGSDTLFALINKKSGSEIIKDWFTSRYITAGGKVLNGLIRRRKAEAELFFSK
- a CDS encoding ATP-binding protein: METKNIQKLFTHLENVITWRINSPEKDFNTEAPDFKTSNHEGFQLGDCIFEKGLDHQEVVILLMALLPRLDPALLKRIYLEFPESILFDFCSVNDNGRLFYPTIQTVQYILGGDCISERLKALDYFSSDSVLVKDELIVFSSSANDHTPMNSPLSVHQEAFNRMVFGSELLPKMSNDFPAEQLHTRRSWTDLILPENTMNELQSIEAWYNSSQVLMEDWDMQKKLKPGFRVLFFGDPGTGKTLAASLLGKYTKRPVFRVDVSMLVSKYIGETEKQLAKLFDKAENKNWILFFDEADAIFGKRTNVRDAHDKYANQEVSYLLQRIETFTGLIILASNFKNNMDKAFTRRFHSCIKFNNPRHEERLRIWQHNLPVQLQLEDIDLEQIAQRYELTGSNIMNVIQDVSLKTIALQDPEYKVSMDMLLESIKKEYIKEDKIFS